In the Salvia miltiorrhiza cultivar Shanhuang (shh) chromosome 8, IMPLAD_Smil_shh, whole genome shotgun sequence genome, acattcttgcttcttctggaacacaatagagggTAGGCcctctaccagttgatgcttagcaagtttgttgatagttttgaagttgaggtggttgagtctcctgtgccatagccagttgagctccgagctgcttttgctaaTGAGATatgtttctggagggctatcttcccatgatacgacgtagagacttccttgtctgatccctctcagaaccaccttcttctgactgtttctaacagtgaattcatctttcttgatcttcaatgcgaatccgctgtcacaaaattgactcacagacaacaaattatgttttagtccaaaaacatagctaacattactgatactggcgttacccatgtcgagtacaccatagccttttgtttctccgattgagttgtctccgaatgcaacttttgatccagctttctcaacatattgagttagatattctttgtagctcGTCATGTGTTTCAAACAGCCGCTATCCAGGTACCAAGTTCTGATCGAAGCTTTAAcatcttccttctttttgtgtttcctatttTTGCCCTACAAGGAAcagttaatttaggtacccaatcaatgtttgggtccttcattgttagctcgtgttccttttgaaacccatatctgcttcagaactggtcttggtgctgatctcttgcgctttgctggttgtctgactgaagtagtcggtacttcagttggcacatgagctaTCTTCTGTTGAGCTATCCTTTTGggagcctcactcttgtagaagctttgtctggTGCGGTATTGAGGTCTCCTTTGCTCCATTGAGTATCTCCTTTGAGATACGTGAGTCATTCTTGACTGATGATGCGGGACATGAGTCTtatgatgtccagttgcatGCCGTCGTGGTTGACATTTGGCTCGTCTGGAATTATCATagttttgtctccatggatgttctTCTCTTCGGAATTGAACTGGTTTCAATTTCTGAATGCTtctgttgttcttccccctggactggtgaggaagattctatTTCAGTCCCGATGTTCCTTCCCCATTCTTTGACTGAAAtttgctttccagtcttctcagtagaatGAACTGATTGGGGGCCTCTttggctcgtctgtagctttgtggaggaggaacatttctTCTTGCCATCAGTCTTCGCTTCCGAGTCtcttccatatcatgatctcttgactCTTCTGAAGTGTTGTCTTCAGAAGCGTTAGTTGCTTCTTTGATCATGATATTATTTCCTTTATTAGCAggagcaacctttcctccgatgctttcaacaagggattttgaaggaaagttggtcatcatgggagacttgaTCATgtagtccttgactgtttcttccaatttgtgattgagccttttgatttcatgagaCGCTCTATCACATTCTGATGAAGAAATTTTGAGCTTTTCTTCCGGTCGACTGTTTTCCATGATCAGTccatcaagacaagtttcatccggaaagtagatgattgtttGATTCTTGATTCGTtcttcattgatctccttttccattttttgattctgcttgagaagatcttcgaacatcttccttaactgacagtgatcagtcatgagctgatcgtactcgtcagtttcatcgacTGAGCTTTCTCCAAATTCTGAGAGATCTCCTGTAAACACCAATAAGTTAttagtataaggagtttttgagtaagaggGGAGATGAGACAGAGGGCTAAAGGTGCTTCTTTGAAGCCTAATCCAATTAGTTCTGCCACAAATCAAGAAAATAGTGGTGGAGAAGGGGAAAATTCGTTGAAGGATAAGAATGTAGCTCTGATTGCTAAGAGGTCAAGTTATGTAGTGTTTACATTGTTTGTGTTGGTTATATATGGGGCTTGGGGTGTGTATCATTACCAGTTTGAGAGTCTGCCTGTACCCTTGGCACTCGAGCATGTCGGAAAGAGAGGGTTTTCGGAGCATGAGGCCATGAAACACGTCGAAGCTTTGACTCAATTAGGCCCGCATACTGTTGGTTCTGATGCTCTGGAGAGTGCAGTGAAGGTAGTCTCTTGCCATCTCATTTATGcctttttcaattttattgttatttagaATCTTATTCTGCACGTTTTATTACATGGATGATGTATGCTCGAAAACTTGTTTGGATTTTATAGAGTTGTCTCTTCAGTTTTGCCAAGATTCgaatgtattattttttttatgtttcatGGCCTCATAGATTTATGATTTTTGGGAGTTTGAGTGAAACGTGGATTTCTTGTTTTTGATTTCTGCTGCAGTATGTGACAGAAGCAGCAGAAATTATAAAGAAAACAGCTCATTGGGAGGTTAATGTGGAGGTTGATCTTTTCCATGTAAAATCTGGTGCTAACAATATGGTTGGTGGCTATTATCGGCCACGCTTTCGGtgtcgttggccatcagggcttggctctcataatctgagctggtagagttgaagtcaGATGATTCTGATGCATCTTCGGATgatcctgcatcgtcagcaaccatcgctttcttcttcgcaaATTTCTGTTCTCTCTTGGCTTTCATCTCCTTTCACTCAGACTGTGTCAACTCAGGGCATTCAGATTGATAGTgccctttcttcttgcatccaaagcattccatattttttaagtaaaaaacaGTTGACTTTCCTTCTCCGCTTCTGTCTGTGGAATATTTGGACttgctttttctttcttttcctttgtagtgctgcttgtggaacttcCTGTACTTGCAAAACGtagactccatcttgttgaatctttcagtcaacaaagcatattgactgaagaagtcttcggatttgagttccgctggttcctttgactgcttcttgctttcttttgctGAAGCCTTCAGCGCAGCTCCTTTtaaggttgatggaccatcttcatctgatcctccagccttctttgttccaagatttctctaaatgtcgaactcatttgccaagagatcagagaaaagcttgttcgtCGGGAGCCGATTGAATCCTGGCTTGttttgatgagcgactgagtagatctgccaatctcctcgcggaagtgctcgaagaatcttcaagttgatttctcgttgtgtGTACTtatccttcgagatggattgaacttcattcaggatctggttgaatctgagttccatctcatcgacagattcattcttgagcatgaggaatgagttgaatttttgacaagctattgataacttgttctcctttatctcctcggatccgatgcacattccctcaagaatgtcccacatctcctttgcaattttgcacttgatgatcttggtgacgtgcttgtctggaactgtgccggagatgatgcttttggcgaggttgtcaagctcatcttgcttcatttcttctgtggtgaagtcagcCTTTGGATTGATCTGGACATCATCAAAGGGATCTCTAGATGGATCTAGAGGAACTCTTTTGACTACCTCAGTGATGATGATGGGTCcactggtgatgacttcccacattcggcaatgttgggcggtgaggaagctttcaagccgaaacttccatatgtcgtatttttcaatactaaacataggtagtgaggatactctgctgtggttagtctccatataAAAAGAGAGAACATAAAACAACAGATAGGAAAAGCAATAAGcactttttgaaaaagaaaaaggttttcgagacctttaaggaaaaggatctagttcagtagaacctaatcaaaacagaattgttcttgcgaacagcctgctctgataccaattgttaggtctggagggtctcgaataggtgtatgggagggagagaaatacacctataggctatttttgatgttcacaagagattaaaacaaaacttcaaacacaaactcacacaACCTGTTCACAGAAAAGAGTTTTCAccaaaatagggttgacgactgatactgaatactcttcagtagggagttatcagttaagtaaaaagaccttaactgatgcacgtaaggcttcagtcgactttgataaaaagagatgttaagaatcttactgactatcagaagatagatcagttagactgataacatatgcagtggaaaacttttattttgcaatagcctgtgagttaagcaCATGGTCAGTCACtgggtttctctttgctattaatcagtttttagtttacgaagggaagaacacaagtaagaaagtaaatactgaaagctgtaaacaacacagagatttttacgtggctcggaaaacacttcctacatccacgatcgaTTGATCAGACCAACTACTTCActggcaagtgcttacgggtgcactgcaaaccgatgctcgtgcttacgggtgcacagcaaacttgaacgtgtgcttgcgggtgcacacaaccgaaacaactgaagatccaatcgtCAGTACCAACataccttgttggatttctcactcctagcacgcactgggcaccAGGACCttacggagacagaacacctttctgaactcttttttcacacaaacactcaattcggtcggttgaagagaggtttgaaaacttgccaactaaacttcaaagaataagttctttggagttagtttgacctaggctttggataaacaaagtctgcctaaggtctaagagaatatgtgtaatcagcagtgactgatttttggctttgggattctcttattcgattcaaactttggagagtttAGGCTCTAAGGTGAGTAAAGATTTTGGCagtgtttcagcttatgttgttgaatcggtgaagattgaagtgatcttcgagcgctatttgtaggagacgtcttgaatagatccgttggcggagaaggtcttcaagatttcttccgttagacagtaatttgaacttgggctgaggcttcaatcttcgaggttccttgtttggtgagaacggctactttgaagagtaggagatgcgacatctctgaaaaggtaatcaccaaaaaggaatggcctctgctaggggtgtcaaaatgggccgagaatggcccggcccgataggcccgcccgtagttttggccgggctgggctaggattttcaaggcccaaaaaaatccgggcctccctggcccggcccatgcggcccgcgggccaaaaagcccgccgGGCTTTCGGGCCCAAATCGGCCCATCAGTATATTaggtgaaaatttcaaaaatttatatctcctcccaaatcccaatggACCCAACCCAATCTAAGTCCATTTCTTTAATTGACGACAATGACGAGTCAAAGTCTAACTTAAGATTTAAATTAccaatcaacaatcaatattaaattatttttacttgaaagatttatttatttttgattatttttttggttgttatttgattccaattgatttgattactgtattaattcatttgtgaataaatcgttttcagtttttgttgtttttgcaattagtttttgttttttacttgtattcatattatttacatttagtattagtcatatttgtttacatttaattttagtcaattacgtaatttagatgtagattgtttaaggccctttttatttcatcgaatttgtcttcaatttttttctttaaatttgatttaatttattaatttttgaaactatatatatatatatatatatatatatatatatatatatatatattaatttattaattttgacccgttttggcccggcccgcccggcagcccgtatagggccgggctgggcttcatTGTTCGAGGCCCGttgaaattttgggccggcccgacccggtccaaaaaattgcctaggcccgctgggttgggccgggccgggccggcccgcaATGTTTGACAGCTCtagcctctgcagagaaaggatgatcctgagatctctgcatttaatgcggctgtacttctggagtgcgtggcttcctttgaacgttggaggttctgttcgaggaagaatgtttaactgatacttgactttagtatcagtctgctgattccacgtggctcgcattaagtaatcagtcaaaattgattcttcgactgacgcttcagtcggcaacttcagtcctcagtcttcagtcttcagaaccgcaaccaaactagaaaaagaactctaacacttgagttcaagcagTTATAGTctattataaaagaaacctaATGAtcattttggtatcatcaaaacaaggattatgatatttcactaagttcccaacaaaaatGTCTCCAACAGACGGCCAAAAATTGACACCAATGCCAAAATCGATGGCAGCAGAAAACAAAATAGCAAAGCTCATCACGTCAAAATCGTAACTCATTGAGCTTAAAATATCGAACCAAACTAAGGCTGTCATACCGGCAACAGCAATACCGGCAATAATGCTATAAGATAACAATAAAAAATGCATGCTAGCAAGCTACGAATTTCAGAAGCGAGGGCTCCCTCATGCTCACATCATTCTTTTTATTAAGAGCGAAGCTCAACGTTACTTGATAGCGAATATAGACGATTTCATATGTACATAAATTccaaaaagagaagaaaatctCGAACTATACAACGCAATTGCTGAATGTATGATGCACGGTCCTCGCGGTCCAGACAGATTAAACTCACCTTGCATGGTGAATTCAAAGTGCTCAAAGAGATACCCAAAGGACTACACTGATCATACAAAACTTGATGATAACGGATACCCAACCTATATGAGGAGAGGCACAGGAATAACCGTGGATAAAAATGGATTTTTACTTGATAATAGGTTCGTTGTTCAGTacaattcatatttaattttaaagtaTCGAGCTCGCATCAATGTTGAGTTCTGCAATCAAATGTTCAGGATTGACAAACCAtgaaataaaattgaagaaggGATGCATCATCATGCTTCTTAGAAATATCGATCCGTCCAATGAGTTGTGCAATGGAACGAGGATGATAGTTACTAAAATAGGAGAATGTGTGATTGAAGCAAAACTGATTTCAGGAAATAATGTGGGTAAGAAATTTCCAATTGCTACAAAGGTCATGAGTCCGTCGGATTTCACTAAATTTTTGATCCGGTTTCAGAGGTGACAGTTTCCCTTAAGTGTTTCTTATGCTATGACTATAAACAAAAGCCAATGACAATCTCTTTCAAACGTAGGACTTTACCTACCAAAACCCGTATTCAGTCATGACCAGCTGTATGTTGCAATCTCACGAGTCACTAGTAAAAAAGGTCTCAAAGTTTTGATATGTGACGAGAATGGTCAGACAAGCAATACAACAACTAACCTGGTATACAATGAAATTTTTGATAGATTGAAAGGTAAATACGATTTAACTTTGATCATCTTATTCATATCTTTATAGACCAGTAGCATTCATTAAGCATTTATAATGCTATTTACTTAACACTGCTATTCTAGATGGATGAGAATGAGTATTAGATTTCTATGTATGAAAATTGCTTATGTATATCGTATCTTTTACTTGCAGAGGCTATGTGCGGATCTACAATTCTGGATTTAGAAACTTCCTCTTCAAGCCAAAGCTTATGAAGGTTATTGTAGATTCAGGATTTAAAGTGAGGAATTGGAAATGATTGTTGTATTGCTTGCTTTCGAAGATGTGGCCAATTGTCTGGTTAGTGAGTTGTTGTGTTGAGTACCATTGCCTTTACTTTTCGTAAGTGAATTATGGCCTGATGTTCTACGAGTTAGTTTTCTTATATGTCGtacataacaataataattatttaagtattCATTCTACAATAGaacaaagatataaaaaaatatgtcacaCTAAAACTTCTACAgacaatatcaaattaaaataataacataTATATCACCAatataattaacaataaaatttattataaattatactataaaataatGACCCGTCGAAAGTATTGATAATAGGAAacacaaatgcatgttggtgtttttgttgacaaatctgaagccacaatgttatcaaTTCTTCCCCGCGCTCATGTTGATTCATttttggttcatctttgttttgtccgaggacggacaatagttcaagtttggggggttgataaacatgcatttttgcctcttggtgtgtcatatttgatgcttagttgtgaggattttgtgtgtttgatgatttatttgagcATTTATTGGTTTATTGTTAAGAACTTGTTACTTCCTTATTGTTTGaatgaattttcagaaataatgaagcacaATTTGGAAGAATtatctgaaatacaagttgtagggCATCTCGATGAAATTCATGAgcacaaacggatcataaattgGAGTTCAGACGAGAAAGATAtgaccgaaacaagaaagtcacgCACAACTGTGAATAGTGCTCAACGGGATTTACAGGAATTTTCGGAATTTTGggcttttatcagtattttcgagctctgtaCAGTATTTGACACCTTGGCCTATAAATACCCCTCAAAAGCTTCAAGAAAAAATATCCAGATTTTacttttatcatattctacttttcttgagagttgagagagatAGACGGAGAAGACCtcaagagcaagaactgaagattcacaTATTTCCCTACGGTtttatttgttgaatgtttatcTGTTTTCTTGAgatttttattctaatttatATATCTATGTGTGGTTAGAATCCTTTATTCCCAGGGTTTAGCCAGTAAACAGATTTGAATTTATGACtgtgtttgattcaattaatcaagttattattcctttttatgttcttgtttatattgtttgctttattgattggccgcCAATTTaacataatcataggttttaatttgagatcaggagatgataattattacctaaactaagaacatagaacacatttattttaattctaatggAAATTGGTATTTGTGAGGACATTAATCCTAtgaacttttaggagttgcatgttagacttagaagtgtgatccggggACGATAGTCTTGCATGTAATAAACTGTTTGTATGCCACatgagtgggtatagactagcttTGAGATTGTCCTAGGAGaatttatcttgattgttgaaTTGAATCTGTTGAGATTTccaatctgttgaaacctttaccttgggataatttatttctatttgatTCTTCCCTgcagcttgatttctttctttcctgttatttatttatttagtttaaaataaaaagcTTTCAATTTCGGTTATCCAGATAGATGATTAGTATCTAGGAtataaattgattttaattGGTCTCTATGGATTCGACTTTGTTTGCCACTATACATAATTGCACCCGTGCACTTGCGATATGCTAAGAAATTATCGAATAGTTGCAGATTATGATCTTTGAATATGACATTCATACTTTGCAAGTATTATGTAATATTAGTGTTGGTATTATCATGAAATTTATGCTTTTTACAAGTATtatatgttaggtccggagggtctcgaataggtgtattggggggggggatggaatacacctataggctatttttctcaGTGAAAACAAAACTTCAAATTGAAATTGAttcaacctgtttactgaaaaaagttttgtcaaaacagtgttgacgactgatactgaatactcttcagtaaggagttaccAGTTAAgtcaagactttaactgatacacgtaaggcttcagtcgagtttgataaacagagagatgttatgaatctcactgactatcagatgataaatcagttagactaataacacacgcagtggaaaacttttgtttcgaaatagcctgtgaaattaatcacgttgtcaatcagttaagtttctctttgctattaattagtttttagtttacgaagggaagaacacaagtaagaaaataaatactgaaagctgtaaacaacacatagatttttacgtggttcggaaaacacttcctacatccacggtcggttgatcagaccaacaacttcactgggcaagttcTTACAgatgcactgcaaaccgatgcgtgtgcttacgggtgcacagcaaacctaaacgtgtgcttgcgggtgcacacaaaccgagacaactgaagatcatatcttcagtaccaacacacctggttGGATTTTTCACTCCTAGTGCACATTGGGCACTaagacctcacggagacagaacactggtctgaactcattttcgacacaaacactcaattcggttggttgaagagaggtttgaaaactttgccaactaaaccacaacgaacaagttctttgcagtcagttttacctaggctttggatattcaatatttgcctaagttataagagaatgtatgtaatcagcagtgactgatttttaggctttgtgattctcttcttcgattcaaactttgggaggcttggttttgctgagtaacgaattcgacAGCGTTtaagcttatgtcgttgaatcggtgaagattgaagtgatcctcgagcacaatttataggagacgtcttgaatagatccgttggcggagatggtcttcaagatttcttctgttagagagtaatttgaacttgggctgaggcttcaatcttcgaggttccttgtttggtgagaacgactactttgaagagcaggagatgcggcatctctgaaaaggtaatcaccaaaaagtagtggcctctgcagagaaaggacgatcctgaaatctctgtatttaatgcggctgtacttctggagtgcgtggcttcctttgaacgttggaggttcagtccgaggaagaatgtttaactgatacttgactttagtaacagtccgttgaatccacgtggctcgcattaagcaatcagtcgaaactgatccttcgattgataagtcaaatatcaatattaatttgactttgccttaatcatTACATCAGtcggtatcttcagtcttcagtcattcgttctttagtcttcagtcttcagaacatcaactaaactagagaaagaactataacacttgagttcgagcagttctagtctattacaattgaaacctatatcgattttggtatcatcaaaactaggatttggatatttcattaagttctcaacaatttcccctttttgatgatgctaaaaccacacaacagttctaagcaagaaaaagattgaactcaaagcacaagttattaaacagggtgaattatattcccccttaacaatataaCCTAAAACTTGCACTTCGaagaaagaacacaacagttctaagaaATTGAACGAGGACAAAACTAAAAGacaataatcagagcctggacaaaaagttattgtcttcaAGTTGACATCAAAAAGAagtttttttcattaaaaataaccgatgagaaatcagttgaggtacagagcaagacatacaagggagtaaaa is a window encoding:
- the LOC130998621 gene encoding uncharacterized protein LOC130998621, with protein sequence MRQRAKGASLKPNPISSATNQENSGGEGENSLKDKNVALIAKRSSYVVFTLFVLVIYGAWGVYHYQFESLPVPLALEHVGKRGFSEHEAMKHVEALTQLGPHTVGSDALESAVKYVTEAAEIIKKTAHWEVNVEVDLFHVKSGANNMVELKSDDSDASSDDPASSATIAFFFANFCSLLAFISFHSDCVNSGHSD